In Desulfosoma caldarium, the following are encoded in one genomic region:
- a CDS encoding RluA family pseudouridine synthase, producing the protein MKDWVQIECFMEAKEAQELVAFGAVHVAGKVVRDPNRVLRAGEEVRIYWPWMGVRRFYELDAARILYRDAWLFVYNKEAGIPTQPMPSDAYNNVFEATKRFLAREGVTQPYVGLHHRLDRETSGVLVMTVSPQANKALGRAFAEHRVEKTYLAWVLGIPNWDTKTIRVGIGREPGRYVVWPNRPGKFAETFVAVVYRGCGQSLVHAVPVTGRTHQIRLHLAHEGLPILGDRRYGGSQAAAAASRLLLHAWKLRLSHPVTNCELSLTASLPGDWPLPPDPAIPD; encoded by the coding sequence GTGAAAGATTGGGTCCAGATCGAATGCTTTATGGAAGCCAAGGAGGCGCAGGAGCTGGTGGCCTTTGGCGCCGTGCATGTGGCCGGCAAGGTGGTGCGCGACCCGAATCGGGTGCTCAGGGCCGGAGAAGAAGTTCGCATTTACTGGCCATGGATGGGCGTGCGCCGGTTCTACGAGCTGGACGCCGCCCGCATTCTTTATCGGGATGCCTGGCTTTTCGTCTACAACAAGGAAGCCGGCATTCCCACGCAGCCCATGCCTTCAGACGCCTACAACAATGTCTTTGAAGCTACCAAACGCTTTCTTGCACGCGAAGGGGTAACGCAACCCTACGTGGGATTGCATCACAGGCTGGATCGAGAAACCAGCGGCGTGCTGGTGATGACCGTATCCCCCCAGGCCAACAAAGCCCTCGGCCGCGCCTTTGCAGAACATCGCGTGGAAAAGACCTACCTCGCCTGGGTGTTAGGAATTCCTAATTGGGACACCAAAACGATACGCGTCGGCATCGGGCGAGAACCGGGGCGGTATGTGGTGTGGCCGAATCGACCGGGAAAGTTTGCCGAAACCTTTGTGGCGGTGGTCTATCGAGGTTGCGGTCAAAGCCTTGTGCACGCCGTGCCCGTCACCGGGCGCACGCACCAGATTCGGCTGCATTTGGCCCACGAAGGTCTACCCATTCTCGGAGATCGCCGTTATGGTGGGTCTCAGGCGGCCGCCGCGGCTTCCCGCCTGCTTCTCCATGCTTGGAAACTGAGACTTTCTCATCCCGTCACGAATTGTGAACTCAGCCTGACAGCTTCCCTTCCCGGCGATTGGCCGTTGCCTCCTGATCCAGCCATTCCAGACTGA
- a CDS encoding FmdB family zinc ribbon protein, translating to MPIYEYLCLRCGKKNEIITFRISEEVYPQCRHCNSEVLRRLPSRVRVRLSEETRLERLADPSKFGALDENDPKSMAKFMKAMSQEMGDDFDEDVDALVEEAMEEEAASNRESDETSVDDAGEESL from the coding sequence ATGCCGATTTATGAATACCTGTGCCTTCGGTGCGGAAAGAAAAACGAAATCATCACGTTTCGCATTTCCGAAGAGGTGTACCCCCAATGCCGGCATTGCAACTCCGAAGTACTTCGGCGCCTCCCATCGCGCGTTCGGGTGCGCTTGTCTGAAGAAACGCGCTTGGAGCGTCTCGCAGACCCTTCCAAGTTCGGCGCCTTGGATGAGAATGACCCCAAGAGCATGGCCAAGTTCATGAAGGCCATGAGCCAGGAGATGGGCGACGATTTCGATGAGGATGTGGATGCCCTTGTGGAGGAAGCCATGGAAGAGGAAGCGGCTTCCAATAGGGAATCCGACGAGACCTCCGTGGACGACGCGGGTGAAGAGAGCCTTTAG
- the speE gene encoding polyamine aminopropyltransferase — translation MEKHQRRLWFRELQSSGEETFYACRAVLYHGRSRYQQIDIVETEMHGRVLALDGVVQSAQLDEFIYHEVLVHPAMWSHPAPQSVLIIGGGEGATLREVCRHPDVRRIVMVEIDGELVEICRRLLPQWHQGAFDDPRVQLIIGDGRAFVENTTEKFDVAVLDLSDPIEDSPAALLFTKEFYDRVAKCLTPMGCVSVQGECISPQKLVAHARIVNTLKQVFPVVQPCSYSLHSFHRPDAHIVASKNPQWSVSAVVERARSMDMPLRYLSVPMVEKLFVVPPYLEEAYELHCEPLTDTAHQLTCEDLM, via the coding sequence ATGGAAAAGCATCAGCGCCGTTTGTGGTTTCGCGAACTGCAAAGCAGTGGCGAGGAAACATTTTACGCCTGTCGTGCGGTTCTTTATCACGGACGGTCCCGCTACCAGCAGATTGATATTGTGGAGACGGAGATGCACGGCCGCGTCCTTGCTCTCGACGGGGTGGTGCAGTCCGCGCAGCTGGATGAGTTCATTTATCATGAGGTGCTCGTGCATCCTGCCATGTGGAGCCATCCGGCACCTCAAAGTGTGCTCATCATTGGCGGTGGCGAGGGGGCGACATTACGGGAAGTGTGTCGACACCCAGATGTGCGACGCATCGTCATGGTGGAGATTGACGGGGAACTGGTGGAGATTTGCCGCCGCCTGCTTCCTCAATGGCATCAGGGGGCTTTTGACGATCCGAGGGTTCAGCTGATCATCGGCGACGGAAGGGCCTTTGTGGAAAACACGACGGAAAAGTTCGACGTGGCAGTGCTGGATCTCAGTGATCCCATTGAGGACAGCCCTGCGGCCCTTTTGTTCACCAAGGAATTTTACGACAGGGTGGCGAAGTGCCTGACGCCTATGGGCTGTGTTTCCGTTCAAGGGGAATGTATCAGCCCGCAAAAGTTGGTGGCGCACGCGCGCATCGTCAATACGCTCAAACAGGTCTTCCCTGTGGTACAACCGTGCTCGTACAGCCTGCACAGCTTTCATCGACCGGACGCCCACATTGTGGCCAGTAAAAACCCACAGTGGTCCGTAAGCGCCGTGGTTGAACGGGCTCGCTCCATGGACATGCCGCTGCGATACCTCAGCGTCCCCATGGTGGAAAAGCTTTTCGTGGTTCCACCCTATCTTGAAGAAGCCTATGAGCTCCACTGTGAGCCGTTGACGGATACCGCCCACCAATTAACTTGCGAAGATCTGATGTAG
- the speD gene encoding adenosylmethionine decarboxylase, whose translation MKSLGKHLIVELYDCDFDLINDVSQVEKILVEAVAISKATIVQPIFHQFSPHGVSGVVVIAESHFTIHTWPEYGYCALDIFTCGELIDSDASLAYLQKAFKADNFSVMEIKRGVLNLPADRLRHKP comes from the coding sequence ATGAAATCACTAGGAAAACACCTCATCGTAGAGCTCTATGACTGCGACTTTGACCTCATCAACGATGTCTCTCAAGTAGAGAAAATCTTGGTAGAGGCCGTCGCCATCTCCAAAGCCACCATTGTTCAACCCATTTTTCATCAGTTTTCGCCTCACGGGGTGAGCGGCGTGGTCGTGATCGCCGAATCCCACTTTACCATTCACACATGGCCGGAATACGGCTATTGTGCTTTGGACATTTTCACGTGTGGCGAGCTGATCGACTCCGATGCGTCGTTGGCATATTTGCAAAAGGCCTTCAAGGCAGACAACTTCTCTGTCATGGAGATCAAACGAGGGGTGTTGAATCTGCCGGCGGATCGATTGAGACACAAGCCGTGA
- a CDS encoding 2-isopropylmalate synthase, translating into MPTIRIFDTTLRDGEKSPGTMLTVPEKLRLAVELARLGVDVLEAGFPAASEGQFEAVQKIAQSVSGPTIAALARATNATDFDVAMRALASCARPRLHTFVPVSPFYRKHFLKKDFQETLDLGCKAVQLAKERCDDVEFTLVDAFRAPPEDVVTMAKAVADAGATVINIADTVGYAIPSDIEALFRSIKAALGEPSPVVLSIHCHNDLGLAVANSLAALAAGAGQVHVTVNGIGERAGNTALEELAAALKVRQDHFGIDLSLDSTLIGPTCRLVRRLTGINVQAHKPVVGANAFVCEATVPQLGEASAQPPYQIMDPQQFGLTRAAEPVAKDMAMDAFQAQLRRLGVLVDEKDLEACFEAYRQLAEHKEDLHVSDLENLLDETLLAPPQRYKLLYLNVSAGSISVPHATVQLEIDGQMCQDAGFGQGPVDATFKTICKMTHRFPKLVRYEVHAVTSGTDALGEVHVQLEEDAQTVQGRGVATDIVLGSAKAFINALNKLEQKSKEPSVSEFTEWESWQPRL; encoded by the coding sequence ATGCCCACCATTCGCATATTTGACACCACGCTGCGCGACGGGGAAAAATCACCCGGCACCATGCTCACCGTTCCTGAAAAGCTTCGCCTGGCCGTTGAATTGGCGAGACTGGGCGTGGATGTCCTCGAAGCCGGCTTTCCTGCGGCCTCCGAAGGGCAATTTGAAGCTGTCCAAAAAATCGCCCAATCGGTATCCGGCCCCACCATTGCCGCATTGGCTCGAGCCACAAACGCCACGGACTTCGATGTGGCCATGCGCGCCTTGGCCTCCTGTGCACGGCCACGCCTACACACCTTTGTGCCCGTTTCGCCATTTTATCGAAAGCACTTTCTCAAAAAAGACTTTCAGGAAACCTTGGATCTGGGATGCAAGGCCGTGCAATTGGCCAAGGAACGGTGCGACGATGTGGAATTTACCCTGGTGGACGCCTTTCGCGCCCCCCCGGAGGATGTGGTCACCATGGCCAAGGCGGTCGCCGACGCCGGGGCGACGGTGATCAACATCGCCGATACGGTGGGCTATGCCATTCCTTCTGACATCGAGGCGCTCTTTCGATCCATCAAGGCCGCCTTGGGTGAGCCTTCCCCGGTGGTTCTCAGCATCCACTGCCACAATGACCTGGGACTGGCCGTGGCCAATTCTCTGGCGGCCCTGGCCGCAGGAGCCGGCCAGGTCCATGTGACCGTCAACGGCATCGGAGAACGCGCCGGCAACACCGCTTTGGAGGAGTTAGCAGCCGCCCTGAAGGTCCGGCAAGACCATTTCGGTATTGACCTTTCGCTGGATTCCACCCTTATCGGGCCCACGTGCCGACTCGTCAGACGTCTGACGGGCATCAATGTGCAAGCACACAAGCCGGTGGTGGGAGCTAACGCCTTTGTCTGCGAGGCCACTGTGCCGCAGCTGGGCGAGGCCTCGGCGCAACCTCCCTACCAGATCATGGATCCGCAGCAGTTTGGGCTAACCCGAGCCGCCGAACCTGTGGCCAAAGACATGGCGATGGATGCCTTTCAAGCGCAACTTCGCCGCTTAGGTGTGCTTGTGGACGAAAAGGACCTTGAGGCATGCTTCGAGGCTTATCGACAATTGGCCGAGCACAAGGAAGATCTCCATGTGTCGGATCTGGAAAATCTTTTGGATGAAACCCTCTTGGCTCCGCCGCAGAGGTATAAGCTGCTGTATTTGAATGTTTCCGCAGGATCCATTTCCGTGCCCCATGCCACGGTGCAATTAGAGATAGACGGGCAGATGTGCCAAGACGCCGGGTTCGGTCAAGGGCCTGTGGATGCCACTTTCAAGACCATTTGCAAGATGACCCATCGGTTTCCCAAGCTGGTGCGCTACGAAGTCCATGCAGTCACTTCCGGAACCGACGCTCTTGGTGAAGTGCATGTGCAATTGGAAGAAGACGCCCAGACGGTCCAGGGCCGCGGGGTGGCCACGGATATCGTCCTGGGCAGCGCCAAGGCCTTCATCAACGCCTTGAACAAGTTGGAACAAAAGTCCAAAGAACCTTCGGTGTCAGAATTCACCGAATGGGAAAGCTGGCAACCTCGCCTATGA
- a CDS encoding D-alanyl-D-alanine carboxypeptidase family protein — protein sequence MKCREIEGFVKFLLPGVFFWLLGYVWFFASPAPAWSAAELSWTANATSGVLLDVTNGETLWEQNPDDAIAPASFTKLLTLYLVFEALEKGDVTLNDPVHISKAAWRTGGSKMFVEVGNKIALEELIKGIAVVSGNDACVAVAEHLYGSVEAFVAAMNQKAKELGMHHSHFANPHGLPAQGQVTTARDMATLAMSYLRRFPQSLRFHSMTEYTYHDITQPNRNRLLLKDSSVDGLKTGYVSEAGYHLMATAQRHGLRLLAVVMGAPSPAVREKEALALLNLGYRLFAFIPPPSPDQAATVIRVWKGAASQVSLFFKETNPVVVRKEKAQNVHWVLDVPSSVMAPIHKGQTLGRADLKAGDATLASLDLVSNTDIARANLFVRLWHSILLLGDDPWQRVWNPLAYTSSAIVACGVALLVFMRLKSRRSRKRTFFG from the coding sequence GTGAAGTGTAGGGAGATCGAAGGATTTGTGAAGTTTCTTTTGCCGGGAGTTTTCTTTTGGCTGCTTGGATACGTGTGGTTCTTCGCATCTCCGGCTCCGGCATGGAGTGCGGCGGAATTATCCTGGACCGCCAACGCCACATCGGGCGTTCTCTTGGATGTGACCAATGGAGAAACCCTTTGGGAACAAAACCCTGACGATGCGATTGCGCCGGCGTCTTTCACCAAGCTTCTCACTCTTTATCTGGTCTTTGAAGCCCTGGAAAAAGGCGATGTCACATTGAATGATCCCGTCCACATCAGCAAGGCGGCGTGGCGGACGGGCGGCTCTAAGATGTTCGTGGAAGTGGGAAACAAGATCGCGCTGGAAGAGCTGATAAAGGGCATTGCCGTGGTGTCCGGAAACGACGCCTGTGTGGCTGTGGCGGAACACCTCTACGGATCCGTGGAGGCTTTTGTTGCCGCCATGAACCAAAAAGCCAAAGAACTGGGAATGCACCACAGTCACTTTGCGAATCCTCACGGCCTGCCGGCCCAAGGTCAGGTGACCACGGCTCGCGACATGGCCACACTGGCCATGTCCTATCTGCGCCGGTTTCCACAGAGCCTTCGGTTCCATTCCATGACCGAGTACACCTATCATGACATCACGCAGCCCAACCGAAACCGGCTGTTGCTCAAAGACAGCTCCGTGGACGGGCTTAAGACGGGCTATGTGTCTGAAGCCGGCTACCACCTCATGGCTACAGCGCAACGCCACGGGCTTCGCCTTTTGGCCGTGGTCATGGGCGCGCCCAGCCCGGCCGTAAGAGAAAAAGAAGCTCTGGCCCTGCTAAATCTCGGATATCGCCTCTTTGCTTTCATTCCTCCACCCAGTCCGGATCAAGCAGCCACGGTGATCAGAGTGTGGAAGGGCGCCGCTTCCCAAGTTTCCCTTTTTTTCAAGGAAACCAACCCAGTGGTGGTGAGAAAAGAAAAAGCACAGAACGTTCACTGGGTCCTGGACGTACCTTCGTCGGTCATGGCTCCCATTCATAAGGGACAAACCCTAGGACGCGCCGACCTGAAAGCGGGCGACGCCACCTTGGCTTCCCTGGACTTGGTGAGCAACACCGACATCGCACGGGCTAACCTTTTCGTTCGCCTCTGGCACTCCATTCTGTTGCTCGGCGATGACCCGTGGCAGCGCGTGTGGAACCCCCTGGCTTACACCTCGAGCGCCATTGTCGCCTGCGGTGTCGCTTTGCTGGTCTTCATGCGGCTGAAGAGCCGCAGGAGCAGAAAACGGACTTTCTTCGGCTAA
- a CDS encoding FmdB family zinc ribbon protein: MPIYEYLCEQCGNEFESFIWSAKDEESLACPKCGAVDVKKLLSSFASKGSLSSVLGTGCGTGGFS; encoded by the coding sequence ATGCCCATTTACGAGTACCTCTGTGAGCAATGCGGAAACGAGTTCGAGAGTTTCATCTGGTCCGCCAAGGATGAAGAGTCGCTGGCCTGTCCCAAGTGCGGAGCGGTGGATGTAAAAAAGCTCTTGTCTTCTTTCGCCAGCAAGGGATCGCTTTCCAGCGTCTTGGGCACCGGGTGTGGAACGGGCGGCTTCAGTTGA
- a CDS encoding carboxymuconolactone decarboxylase family protein, protein MLEKTLVEQTKQTAAKLFSGPVRLKVPYELWKEFDPGLARDLSLFITGNMYSRTVLSLPERQMVAVAALAALQKGEELRIHLHGALNVGVKPRHLAETIFQVGVYAGFPAVNAALAVLKDVLLERGQWPLAGDEER, encoded by the coding sequence GTGTTGGAAAAAACTTTGGTGGAGCAAACCAAGCAAACGGCGGCCAAGCTGTTTTCGGGTCCGGTGCGCCTCAAAGTGCCCTATGAACTCTGGAAGGAGTTTGACCCGGGGCTGGCTCGAGACCTTTCCCTTTTCATCACCGGCAACATGTATTCGCGAACGGTGCTTTCCCTGCCGGAGCGTCAAATGGTGGCGGTGGCGGCTCTGGCAGCCTTGCAAAAGGGAGAGGAACTGCGCATTCATCTGCACGGCGCTTTAAATGTGGGCGTCAAGCCGCGCCATCTCGCAGAAACCATTTTTCAGGTCGGGGTGTATGCGGGGTTTCCGGCCGTGAATGCCGCCTTGGCCGTTCTAAAGGATGTCTTGCTGGAACGAGGTCAATGGCCCCTCGCCGGGGATGAAGAACGCTGA
- a CDS encoding Mrp/NBP35 family ATP-binding protein, with protein MDNCEGKSCSTCESRKKHSKDEILACKLARIQNKIIVMSGKGGVGKSSVAVYIALALSQKGYQVGLMDIDLHGPSIPKMLGLHGLLRVSQDQEILPHEYSPNLKVVSIESLLEDSDSAVIWRGPLKHGVIQQFISDCTWNDLDFLVVDCPPGTGDEPLSIARLIPDAKAVIVTTPQEVALADVRKSINFCKKVQLDIAGLVENMSGLYCPHCQQFIPIFSTGGGQKTSETMGIAFLGSLPFDPAVVAGGDQGKPVMEDPNASSPFIKAVVDMVNRLIERFPSAESVQAHSQSVH; from the coding sequence ATGGATAACTGTGAAGGCAAATCATGTTCAACGTGCGAAAGCCGCAAGAAGCATTCCAAAGACGAGATACTGGCCTGCAAGCTGGCGCGGATTCAGAACAAAATCATCGTCATGAGCGGCAAGGGGGGCGTGGGCAAAAGCAGCGTGGCGGTCTATATCGCCTTGGCCTTGTCCCAAAAAGGTTATCAGGTGGGGTTGATGGACATCGATCTTCATGGGCCGAGCATTCCCAAGATGTTGGGGCTCCATGGATTGCTTCGAGTCTCCCAGGATCAGGAAATTCTTCCCCATGAATACAGCCCCAACTTGAAGGTGGTCTCCATCGAATCCTTGTTGGAAGACTCAGATTCCGCCGTCATCTGGCGAGGCCCCCTAAAGCACGGCGTCATTCAGCAGTTCATCAGCGATTGCACCTGGAATGATTTGGATTTCCTTGTAGTGGACTGTCCTCCCGGCACAGGGGACGAGCCCTTGAGCATTGCGCGCTTGATTCCAGATGCCAAGGCGGTGATCGTCACGACGCCACAGGAAGTCGCTCTGGCCGATGTACGAAAATCCATTAATTTCTGTAAGAAAGTTCAGTTGGACATTGCGGGTTTGGTGGAGAACATGTCCGGGCTCTATTGCCCTCACTGTCAACAGTTCATTCCCATCTTCAGCACGGGTGGAGGCCAAAAAACCTCCGAGACGATGGGAATTGCGTTCCTGGGATCCCTGCCCTTTGATCCAGCTGTCGTCGCGGGAGGGGACCAGGGTAAACCCGTCATGGAAGACCCCAACGCCTCTTCACCGTTCATCAAGGCGGTCGTCGACATGGTGAATCGGCTCATCGAGCGCTTTCCTTCGGCGGAGAGCGTCCAGGCGCACAGCCAATCCGTGCATTGA
- a CDS encoding zinc dependent phospholipase C family protein: protein MPKERFHMLLARESARMAFQGGWSRGDEESYLLGSIMPDTLFYDLPHMRLSRMGRRLHRLQGEPGARACQQLLGQVPFTSAPARWWLMGMMSHFLADAFWHGLVNHYSMPPFWPCRYYRLKASSCHFWLESQLEAHWIPLVAPWDGFRRILRRIRTSLWRRHPATTYLKHFLQRFVNGTAPSENRLRKCLFWQATLLTLFTDPPGDGLHERLLHSRWGRPLGALLVPRASRLPELMATAPDLPEFHLGLHPFDGKLLAQSVMGIAACLRETFTEP from the coding sequence ATGCCCAAGGAACGTTTCCACATGCTGCTGGCCAGAGAATCTGCCCGTATGGCGTTTCAGGGCGGTTGGTCACGTGGGGACGAAGAGTCCTACCTCTTGGGATCTATCATGCCGGACACCCTCTTTTACGATCTGCCCCACATGCGGCTTTCCCGCATGGGACGGCGCCTTCATCGCCTGCAGGGTGAACCGGGTGCTCGCGCATGCCAACAACTACTGGGCCAGGTTCCGTTCACGAGCGCCCCGGCGCGCTGGTGGCTTATGGGCATGATGAGCCACTTTCTGGCCGATGCCTTTTGGCATGGGCTGGTGAACCATTACAGCATGCCACCCTTTTGGCCCTGTCGTTACTATCGACTCAAGGCCAGTTCCTGCCACTTTTGGCTGGAAAGCCAGTTGGAAGCCCACTGGATTCCCCTTGTGGCCCCATGGGACGGCTTTCGTCGAATTCTTCGCCGCATTCGTACATCACTGTGGCGGCGCCATCCCGCCACGACCTATCTCAAGCACTTCCTTCAACGGTTCGTGAACGGCACCGCACCGTCGGAAAACAGGCTTCGAAAATGCCTGTTCTGGCAGGCAACCTTGCTAACCCTCTTTACAGATCCTCCGGGCGACGGCCTCCATGAGCGGCTACTGCACAGCCGTTGGGGACGCCCCTTGGGAGCGCTCCTGGTGCCTAGGGCTTCGCGGTTGCCGGAACTCATGGCCACGGCGCCGGACCTTCCGGAATTTCATCTAGGCCTGCATCCCTTCGATGGAAAGCTTTTGGCTCAGTCGGTCATGGGCATTGCGGCATGCCTTCGTGAAACCTTCACAGAACCATGA
- a CDS encoding MFS transporter: MKAAMRRLLPNSKAQWAWCLYDWANSAFATSILAVLFPVYFAKVIMPSKGMALHLGFLRWHTQASSLWGYTVSTSLFCVAVIAPWIGRWADLQGKRRPLFLLLAFCGAASTTLLAFTGHGTVWRALACFIVAYACFSASEIFYNAFLPHIASPSQHDWLSGLGYAYGYVGGGLLLALHLIWLHEPRWIGLETTHQVVRFAFFTVGVWWAFFTLPCLLWLPSQTSRPRDTASTQWMPFPVALWKDLWARPRVAAMVVAYFFYNNGIQTVITMASVYGATELGLSTTSLTGAFLMTQWIAFPGATLLSAAAERFGTRRVLFISLAVWCCVVVFAYGMHSPWHFWILAAIVGFILGGSQSLSRSLFSRLIPGEKSAEFFGFFAIGGKFSAILGPLVFGILRDVFGTPRPAILSLVAFFLIGAAMLATVKDDP; this comes from the coding sequence TTGAAAGCGGCAATGCGGCGACTGCTCCCAAACTCCAAGGCTCAGTGGGCTTGGTGCCTGTACGACTGGGCCAATTCCGCCTTTGCCACGAGCATTCTCGCGGTGCTGTTTCCCGTCTATTTCGCCAAAGTGATCATGCCCTCGAAAGGCATGGCCCTTCATCTGGGATTCCTGCGGTGGCACACGCAGGCCTCTTCCCTCTGGGGCTATACCGTCTCCACGTCTCTTTTCTGCGTCGCCGTCATCGCGCCTTGGATCGGGCGATGGGCGGACCTTCAGGGAAAACGCCGGCCTCTGTTTCTGCTGCTGGCTTTCTGCGGCGCCGCATCCACAACGCTTCTGGCATTCACGGGCCACGGCACCGTGTGGCGCGCCCTTGCCTGTTTCATTGTGGCCTACGCCTGTTTTTCGGCCAGTGAGATTTTCTACAACGCGTTTCTGCCCCACATCGCTTCCCCATCCCAGCACGATTGGCTTTCCGGGTTAGGGTACGCTTACGGTTATGTGGGGGGCGGCCTACTCCTGGCGCTTCACTTGATTTGGCTGCATGAACCTCGATGGATCGGCTTGGAAACCACACACCAAGTTGTCCGATTTGCCTTCTTCACCGTCGGCGTGTGGTGGGCCTTCTTCACCCTTCCCTGCCTTCTATGGCTGCCTTCCCAGACCTCTCGCCCTCGGGACACGGCATCAACTCAATGGATGCCCTTTCCCGTGGCGCTTTGGAAGGACTTGTGGGCTCGGCCACGCGTGGCGGCCATGGTTGTGGCCTATTTTTTCTACAACAACGGCATCCAAACCGTTATCACCATGGCGTCTGTCTATGGAGCCACAGAGCTGGGGCTCTCGACAACATCCTTGACCGGCGCGTTTCTCATGACACAGTGGATCGCTTTTCCCGGCGCCACGCTTTTATCCGCTGCCGCGGAAAGGTTCGGCACGCGCCGCGTGCTGTTCATCAGCCTGGCCGTCTGGTGCTGCGTGGTCGTTTTTGCTTACGGCATGCATTCGCCATGGCATTTTTGGATCCTCGCGGCCATCGTAGGCTTTATCCTGGGAGGCAGCCAATCGCTCAGTCGATCCCTTTTCAGTCGCCTCATTCCTGGAGAAAAAAGTGCCGAATTTTTCGGTTTTTTTGCCATCGGTGGTAAATTTTCCGCAATCCTCGGGCCCCTTGTCTTTGGGATCCTTCGCGATGTTTTCGGAACACCCCGCCCCGCTATTCTGTCACTTGTGGCATTCTTTCTCATCGGGGCCGCCATGCTGGCGACCGTCAAAGACGATCCCTAG
- the amrB gene encoding AmmeMemoRadiSam system protein B produces the protein MGSERIRESVIAGTWYPGNPEKLRTVILEYLAKASAASLSGRLVGLVAPHAGYMYSGPVAAYAYKLLEGRPVKKVLIMAPSHRAYFNGASVDDVAGYRTPLGVVSVDRVFTKRLMAYQDLFSHVPQAHAQEHSLEIQLPFLQVVLGAFQMIPVLIGDVDLDGCRRLAQAVAKAIGDDEVLLVASTDLSHYYTYQDAKKLDARVIEKVDGYDPEGLFEALRRRECEACGGGPLVTTLLAARELGATKARVLHYANSGDVTGDVRGVVGYMAAAIVDNPGKAVKEAPSSEPPESSVEEGLSEQEKSVLRTVAWQAIRWKLGLEAEPVYEGTASKLWEKRGAFVTLRKQGALRGCIGYVEPHMPLWRTVKEAAVQAAFADPRFPPVRAAEVDALQLEISALSPLERLKDPLQFTVGRHGLVIRKGYHNGLLLPQVAVEHAWGKEEFLNWTCKKAGLSPECWRDGNVEVYRFGAEVF, from the coding sequence ATGGGATCTGAGAGAATACGTGAATCCGTTATTGCCGGAACGTGGTATCCCGGAAATCCGGAAAAACTTCGCACGGTCATTCTGGAATACCTGGCCAAGGCGTCGGCTGCTTCTCTTTCCGGACGTTTGGTCGGATTGGTGGCCCCCCATGCCGGCTACATGTATTCCGGGCCGGTGGCGGCCTATGCCTACAAGCTGCTGGAGGGAAGGCCCGTCAAGAAGGTTCTTATCATGGCGCCTAGTCATCGGGCCTATTTCAATGGAGCCAGCGTGGATGATGTGGCCGGTTATCGAACACCTCTGGGTGTGGTTTCGGTGGACCGAGTGTTCACCAAAAGGCTCATGGCGTATCAGGATCTGTTTTCTCACGTGCCTCAAGCCCACGCTCAGGAGCATTCCCTGGAAATCCAGTTGCCCTTTTTGCAGGTGGTCCTGGGTGCCTTTCAGATGATTCCCGTGCTCATCGGGGATGTCGACCTGGACGGATGCCGGCGCCTTGCCCAGGCCGTGGCCAAAGCCATCGGTGATGATGAGGTCTTGTTGGTGGCCAGCACCGACCTTTCGCACTACTACACTTACCAAGACGCCAAAAAGCTAGATGCGCGGGTCATCGAAAAAGTGGATGGATACGATCCTGAGGGGCTTTTTGAAGCGTTGCGCCGAAGAGAATGCGAAGCTTGTGGCGGTGGTCCTCTGGTCACGACGCTTTTGGCGGCTCGCGAGCTGGGAGCCACCAAAGCCCGGGTGCTGCACTACGCCAATTCAGGGGATGTGACGGGAGATGTTCGAGGTGTGGTGGGCTACATGGCGGCTGCCATCGTCGATAATCCGGGAAAGGCCGTCAAAGAAGCGCCATCCTCCGAACCCCCTGAGAGCTCGGTTGAAGAGGGGTTGTCAGAGCAGGAAAAGAGTGTCCTGCGCACCGTGGCGTGGCAGGCCATCCGTTGGAAGCTCGGGCTAGAGGCAGAACCCGTCTATGAGGGGACGGCTTCCAAGCTTTGGGAGAAGCGCGGGGCTTTTGTGACGCTGCGCAAACAGGGCGCGCTTCGAGGATGCATTGGGTATGTGGAGCCGCACATGCCGCTGTGGCGAACGGTTAAAGAAGCGGCCGTGCAGGCGGCGTTTGCAGATCCCAGGTTTCCTCCGGTTCGCGCGGCGGAGGTGGATGCGTTGCAGTTGGAGATTTCCGCCCTGAGTCCCCTGGAGCGGCTCAAGGATCCCCTGCAGTTCACCGTGGGTCGGCACGGCCTCGTCATTCGCAAAGGCTATCACAACGGATTGTTGCTGCCTCAGGTGGCCGTGGAGCACGCGTGGGGTAAGGAAGAATTTTTGAACTGGACGTGCAAGAAGGCCGGCCTTTCGCCGGAATGCTGGCGGGATGGGAATGTGGAAGTGTACCGGTTTGGGGCCGAAGTCTTCTAG